ATACCTTTAACCATTTTATCAATGGGAATTTTATTGTGTACATTGTTTAATAGCAATGTCTCTATAAGGAGATTGTCTAATGAATTAGTTATGGGAATAGTATCGCTTTTAATAATTATTATAGCAATAGTTGCTGTTATTTTAATTAATAATATATTACCTAGAGATATAATTATAATTGAATTAGCAGTTTCAGTAATATTTTTAATTATTTTTGAAATTTTAATTAGAAAGTGGCAAAACTCATTAATGAGGTGAGTTGATGTTTTCTAAAAAGATAGAGGAAGTAGCAAATCCATTAGTATATATTTTTTTAACACTAGCTATTAGTTGTATTTATTATGGAATAAATCAAGGATTTAAGGGGCTTGCAATATTTATTGTGGCCTTCTTTTTTATTTGTTTATTTTATTACTGTGGAATTAGTTTTACATGCATTATGATTATATTTTTTATTATTGGAATCCTTATTAATTTTTCATATTATAGAATTGAAAATGAAATAAGTGGTGAAGTAAGAATAGTAAAAGTGAATAACTATAGTATTATAGGAGATTATGAAGGAAAAAATATTATATTAAAAACTAATAAGAAAGCTTTATATGTTGGAGAAAAATATAAAGTTACAGGAGAAGTTCAAAATATACAAGATAAAAGTAATGGGGTTGTCGGGGAGCTTGAACCGAAAACAATGACTAAAGTTAATGGCGATTTTATAACTAAACTTTATGATTTGAAAAGAAAAATATATACTAATTTAGAAGAAAACTTAGGTAGACGAAAAGCGGGATTAATAGCATCAATTGCTTTTGGATATTCTGATTATTTAGATGAAGAAGATAAGGAAGATATGAAAAACTTCGGGGTCATACATAGTATAAGTGTTTCAGGATTACATGTAGCTATAGTTTATGGGTTTTTAAGGATTTTTATAGGCGGTAAGTTTGGACTTTTAGCTACAATGATATATGTAATATTTACTGGGTATAATTATTCGAGTATAAGAGCTTTCGCAATGCTTTCATGTGTAGAAGTGGGACATATATTAAAAAGGAATAATAGTTCAATTTCAGCACTATGTCTTTCAGCTATGATTTTAATAATTTACCAACCCTATAGTATTTTTAGTATATCTTTTCATTTGTCTTATTTAGCTACACTTGGAATAATAATGTTTAATAAGAAATTTAATAATATACTATATAAACTGCATGTTAAGTTAAGAGAACCATTAAGCTTAACATTAAGTGCACAAGTTTTTACAATACCATATTTAATCTTGATATTTAAAGATTTTTCTGCAAATTTCATTATTGGTAATTTATTTTTAGTTCCATTTGTAGATCTTATAGTTATTAC
The DNA window shown above is from Clostridium beijerinckii and carries:
- a CDS encoding competence protein ComEC — encoded protein: MFSKKIEEVANPLVYIFLTLAISCIYYGINQGFKGLAIFIVAFFFICLFYYCGISFTCIMIIFFIIGILINFSYYRIENEISGEVRIVKVNNYSIIGDYEGKNIILKTNKKALYVGEKYKVTGEVQNIQDKSNGVVGELEPKTMTKVNGDFITKLYDLKRKIYTNLEENLGRRKAGLIASIAFGYSDYLDEEDKEDMKNFGVIHSISVSGLHVAIVYGFLRIFIGGKFGLLATMIYVIFTGYNYSSIRAFAMLSCVEVGHILKRNNSSISALCLSAMILIIYQPYSIFSISFHLSYLATLGIIMFNKKFNNILYKLHVKLREPLSLTLSAQVFTIPYLILIFKDFSANFIIGNLFLVPFVDLIVITGNILALTYVCPRLFDFWCYLNLNIIKIFDWMLNTIDKISLPMFYGNEYVVFFYLFLMLSFYFVRKGYKKFIYLPLISILVIVIQIYSPILNIKYYTEGAILISYRNQRVLIANKNQIDLKRLSEATLATKSYRQGKSISIDGICNIKLQGKNYILETSKEKYLLKMVSSKESSEYDIINFKDGLTNKIFVINGEAIEICS